One window of the Nicotiana tabacum cultivar K326 chromosome 4, ASM71507v2, whole genome shotgun sequence genome contains the following:
- the LOC107816508 gene encoding uncharacterized protein LOC107816508 yields MANNSENESDNDDVHGQLVEQGSGLVEKVRVLKQQLAEMYQAWVNRHAPPPSDNLHNVLIANQMPISITSNPLYQPGFSPSINLPTIPSTSIPRPPMAPLRNDPPTVSIVPTFTVPQPTLTQKSNNDPQMNAHDAQYYSPKLAFKIPDSYKHTPQNVFPIEIEKPDKNMEQKEMTRKMKSLEQTMRNIQGFGGHKSVSFNDLCIFPHNDMAQDFAQQFQYNIDIVPDRSSLVNIKKKPTESFREYVIKWREKAARVKPPMKEEEMIDYFLQAQDPDYLHYMLAAIGKPFAEAIKIGEIAENGMKSGKIVSQAALKATTQAIQSGSGSFGNRKKKEEGSMMASGFGGVQRRIVPSYVQFQQGQSNSPQHYYPSQGPHYLVPPQQYTVFNAHAYARPPNHKQWRTPIPQGSHQLRPNFQAPYNPHPRQEYVREHELKKEFTPIGESYSSLYRKLMQLKLIEPIMPHYVNPSSKGFDSNARCEYHSNTQGHSTENCWTLKKAIENLIEAKAIVVTNNEDTPNIINNLLPAHDNTYFIGMIYDDRDYKKSGKTEMDVGTIGQEPKVIVSPPQLAPLIVKGASSSLNLVGSEKMILYVPRSTKKVEVQLGGPKLYIPGGIQKIVPNNSLRNITEPIVIRLVAIVPVTNTKPIPWNYNKTVMTYREKEIVEEIDEIEGLTRSGRYYSPEELRKAKQARESHLPMKEPIAEKEGEEFLKKMKMEDYSIIDQLRKTPAEISLLSLLLHSEEHRRVLIKTPNEAYVSEKTTINQLEKMAERFFEVNRITFSDDDLPEEGAVHNRALHLLVKCEGHYVK; encoded by the exons ATGGCAAACAATAGTGAGAATGAGTCAGATAATGATGATGTCCATGGACAATTAGTTGAACAAGGTTCAGGACTGGTTGAAAAAGTAAGAGTCTTGAAACAACAATtggcagagatgtaccaagcctgggtgaATAGACATGCACCGCCGCCTTCGGATAATCTTCATAATGTGTTAATTGCAAATCAAATGCCCATCTCCATAACAAGTAACCCATTGTACCAACCTGGATTTAGTCCGAGCATTAACCTTCCCACTATCCCCAGTACCTCCATTCCACGTCCTCCAATGGCACCCCTCAGAAATGACCCACCTACTGTATCCATTGTCCCTACTTTCACTGTTCCTCAACCGACtcttactcaaaagtccaacaaTGATCCACAAATGaatgctcatgatgcccaatattactcTCCAAAACTGGCTTTCAAGATTCCAGATTCATACAAGCATACTCCTCAGAATGTGTTCCCAATCGAGATCGAAAAACCCGACAAGAATATGGAACAAAaggaaatgaccagaaaaatgaAGAGCCTGGAACAAACCATGAGAAACATACAGGGTTTCGGAGGCCACAAGAGTGTTTCGTTTAATGATCTATGCATATTCCCCCAT AacgacatggctcaagattttgccCAACAGTTTCAGTACAATATTGATATAGTTCCAGACCGCTCCTCTCTCGTCaacataaagaagaaaccaacagaaagcttcagagaatatgtaATCAAGTGGAGAGAAAAGGCTGCTAGGGTCAAACCACCAATGAAAGAGGAAGAAATGATTGACTATTTTCTCCAAGCTCAGGATCCTGATTACCTCCATTACATGTTAGCCGCCATTGGTAAACCTTTCGCTGAGGCGATTAAGATTGGTGAAATAGCTGAGAATGGCATGAAATCGGGAAAAATTGTGAGTCAGGCAGCCCTTAAGGCGACCACCCAAGCAATTCAAAGCGGATCAGGCAGTTTCGGAAATcgaaaaaagaaagaggaaggaTCCATGATGGCATCTGGGTTCGGGGGAGTTCAAAGAAGAATAGTTCCTTCTTATGTGCAATTCCAACAAGGACAATCCAATTCTCCTCAACATTACTATCCATCTCAGGGTCCCCATTACTTAGTTCCCCCACAACAATACACAGTGTTTAATGCTCATGCTTATGCTAGGCCTCCCAATCACAAGCAATGGCGCACACCGATTCCACAAGGCTCCCATCAACTCCGGCCGAATTTTCAGGCGCCATATAATCCCCATCCTCGACAGGAATATGTGAGAGAACATGAGCTAAAAAAAGAGTTCACCCCAATTGGGGAATCGTATTCAAGCCTATATCGAAAGTTGATGCAGCTGAAGTTGATTGAACCTATCATGCCACATTATGTGAATCCAAGTTCAAAAGGTTTTGACTCCAATGCAAGATGTGAGTATCACTCTAACACCCAAGGTCATAGTACCGAAAATTGTTGGACATTAAAGAAAGCCATTGAAAATTTGATTGAAGCAAAGGCAATTGTGGTAACAAATAATGAGGATACTCCTAATATCATAAACAATCTGCTCCCAGCTCATgataatacatattttattgggatgatttaTGATGATCGGGATTATAAGAAGTCTGGAAAGACAGAGATGGATGTTGGGACCATAGGGCAAGAACCAAAAGTGATAGTGAGCCCACCACAATTGGcaccgttgattgtgaaaggtgCGAGTTCTAGTTTGAACTTGGTAGGTTCTGAAAAAATGATTCTCTATGTCCCTAGAAGCACAAAAAAGGTTGAGGTTCAATTGGGTGGGCCAAAACTTTACATCCCTGGGGGCATTCAAAAGATCGTTCCGAATAATAGTTTGAGAAATATAACAGAGCCAATTGTGATCCGACTTGTTGCAATAGTCCCAGTGACAAACACAAAACCTATTCCCTGGAATTATAACAAGACTGTCATGACATACAGAGAAAAAGAGATagttgaagaaatagatgaaataGAGGGTTTGACCCGCTCTGGAAGGTACTACTCACCAGAGGAATTGAGAAAAGCTAAGCAAGCCAGGGAAAGTCACTTGCCAATGAAAGAACCCATTGCAGAAAAAGAAGGAGAGGAATTCCTTAAGAAGATGAAAATGGAAgactactcaatcattgaccaactAAGGAAAACCCCTGCTGAGATATCTTTGTTATCTCTGCTTTTGCACTCGGAAGAGCATCGCCGTGTGTTGATCAAAACTCCTAACGAGGCATATGTCTCAGAAAAGACAACAATTAATCAGCTAGAAAAAATGGCTGAAAGATTCTTTGAAGTAAATAGAATTACTTTCAGCGATGATGATTTGCCTGAGGAAGGGGCTGTGCACAATAGAGCTTTGCATCTTTTGGTGAAATGTGAAGGGCACTATGTAAAATGA